A single genomic interval of Pseudomonadota bacterium harbors:
- a CDS encoding RlmE family RNA methyltransferase: MKRLSPKANKWEDHYSRLAKKENYPARSVYKLQEIQSRYKLIKKGGRVLDLGCYPGSWTVYASSLVGEKGIIVGVDLKKLETNNLSNVIAYQADILDIDDKTLLAIGKDFDVVISDMAPATTGNKNVDAVRSYDLCVAALEIATKVLLYNGAFLCKIFQGEDFNNFLEMVKAVFKSYKIFKPQSSRKSSKEIYIIGLGKK, translated from the coding sequence ATGAAGCGTTTATCCCCTAAGGCAAATAAATGGGAAGATCATTATTCCCGCCTGGCTAAAAAGGAAAATTATCCTGCAAGATCGGTTTATAAACTACAGGAAATTCAAAGCAGATATAAGCTAATAAAAAAAGGGGGCAGGGTTCTTGATCTGGGCTGTTATCCCGGTTCCTGGACTGTTTATGCTTCTTCTCTTGTAGGCGAAAAGGGAATTATAGTAGGAGTCGACTTAAAAAAGCTTGAAACAAATAATTTATCTAATGTCATAGCTTATCAGGCAGATATCCTTGATATAGATGACAAAACTCTTTTAGCAATAGGAAAAGATTTTGATGTTGTAATAAGCGATATGGCACCTGCTACTACTGGAAACAAAAATGTGGATGCTGTAAGGTCTTATGATTTATGTGTAGCGGCATTAGAAATAGCAACAAAAGTTCTTTTGTATAATGGTGCATTTTTATGTAAAATATTTCAGGGCGAAGATTTTAATAATTTTTTGGAAATGGTAAAAGCTGTATTTAAGTCTTATAAAATTTTTAAACCGCAGAGCAGTCGTAAATCCAGCAAAGAAATTTATATAATTGGTTTGGGTAAAAAATAG
- the radA gene encoding DNA repair protein RadA — MRKLKKNTKTVYTCQSCGYQAPKWLGKCPDCGQWQSFVEEYQNARPAGVPIDGLLSVMREPVSIDDIEFEGEERILTGISEFDRVLGGGIVPGTMILIGGDPGIGKSTLMLQAFCSLAEKGLKVLYVSGEESIRQISLRSKRLSAKAPGLLVASEIDIEAILSMVGSTKPDVLVIDSIQTMFCPDLSSAPGSVSQVRESAMKLMLLAKKTNLPTFLVGHVTKDGAIAGPKLLEHMVDTVLYFEGDRNHIFRILRSVKNRFGSTNEIGVFEMKGNGLDEVLNPSAAFLSEKPLSSPGSVVTASMEGTRPILIELQALASSTNFGTPRRTILGLDNNRVALLAAVMEKKLGMHLMGYDIFMNVAGGVKVDEPAVDMGIIAAIASSFLDRPVSDGTVVLGEVGLTGEVRAIGHAETRVAEIQKMGFKRCILPYSNLKRITGTGTIELSGINNITEAMEVLF; from the coding sequence ATGCGCAAGTTGAAAAAAAACACAAAAACAGTTTATACATGCCAGTCCTGTGGATATCAGGCCCCCAAATGGCTGGGTAAATGCCCGGACTGCGGCCAGTGGCAAAGCTTTGTTGAAGAATATCAAAATGCAAGACCTGCCGGAGTTCCAATAGACGGACTGCTGTCGGTTATGAGAGAGCCGGTTTCTATTGATGATATAGAATTTGAGGGCGAAGAACGCATTCTAACCGGAATAAGCGAGTTTGACCGGGTCCTTGGAGGCGGCATTGTTCCAGGAACAATGATTCTTATCGGCGGAGATCCGGGAATAGGCAAATCAACATTGATGCTGCAGGCTTTTTGCAGCCTAGCCGAAAAAGGTCTTAAAGTCTTATATGTTTCGGGTGAAGAATCGATAAGGCAAATAAGTTTAAGGAGCAAGAGGCTTTCTGCCAAAGCACCCGGACTTCTGGTTGCATCGGAGATTGATATTGAAGCAATTTTATCTATGGTTGGTTCCACAAAGCCCGATGTTCTTGTTATAGATTCGATACAGACGATGTTTTGCCCCGATCTTTCTTCTGCTCCCGGAAGTGTAAGCCAGGTAAGAGAATCTGCAATGAAACTCATGCTTTTGGCCAAAAAAACAAACCTGCCCACATTTCTTGTCGGGCATGTTACAAAAGATGGTGCCATAGCAGGGCCTAAACTTCTCGAGCATATGGTAGATACGGTTTTATATTTTGAGGGTGACCGGAATCATATTTTCAGAATTTTAAGATCAGTAAAAAACAGATTCGGTTCAACAAATGAAATAGGTGTGTTTGAGATGAAGGGAAACGGGCTTGATGAAGTTTTAAATCCTTCTGCCGCTTTTCTATCCGAAAAGCCCCTAAGTTCTCCAGGGTCTGTTGTTACTGCCAGCATGGAAGGTACAAGGCCAATTCTCATCGAGCTTCAGGCCCTTGCGAGCAGCACAAATTTTGGCACTCCCAGAAGGACAATTCTGGGTCTTGATAATAACAGAGTGGCATTACTTGCCGCTGTTATGGAAAAAAAACTGGGGATGCACCTTATGGGCTATGATATTTTCATGAATGTAGCAGGAGGAGTTAAGGTAGATGAACCTGCCGTTGATATGGGAATTATTGCAGCCATTGCCTCAAGCTTTCTGGATCGCCCTGTATCGGACGGGACGGTAGTTTTGGGTGAGGTAGGTTTGACCGGTGAGGTAAGAGCAATAGGTCATGCCGAAACAAGAGTTGCAGAAATTCAGAAAATGGGTTTTAAAAGATGTATTTTACCATATAGCAACCTAAAGCGTATAACCGGAACCGGCACAATAGAACTTTCCGGCATTAATAACATCACAGAAGCTATGGAGGTTTTGTTTTGA
- a CDS encoding histidinol-phosphatase: MNQENSNISCKIDYHIHTMLCNHAKYGMEAYIKKAVLSGFDEICFLDHLTISEPGNRQSMAPSEVPFYFQSVQNLKIRYREVISIKAGLETDYHPDHIDLINKIIETFSFDVIGSSLHFPKGVDVVSYESDWSKGGLETNEIYRLYFEYLDKMLDNNYFDFICHIDLMKKFGRDLPDCFEKELDEIIKKIAKNNIAVEVNTSGYDHTAQNAYPSIDILKKCCKYGVGITIGSDAHEPDNIGRHYEKVLPLIRSAGYKQVCVFTERKRSFIEISAK, encoded by the coding sequence ATGAATCAAGAAAATTCAAATATATCCTGCAAAATTGATTATCATATTCATACCATGCTTTGCAATCATGCCAAATATGGTATGGAGGCTTATATTAAAAAGGCTGTTTTGTCAGGTTTTGATGAAATATGTTTTCTTGATCATCTAACTATAAGCGAGCCTGGAAACAGACAATCCATGGCACCTTCTGAGGTACCGTTTTATTTTCAATCTGTCCAAAATCTAAAAATCCGTTACAGAGAAGTCATAAGCATAAAAGCCGGACTTGAGACTGATTATCATCCTGATCATATTGATCTTATTAATAAAATTATAGAGACTTTTTCTTTTGATGTTATAGGAAGTTCTCTTCATTTCCCGAAAGGGGTGGATGTGGTAAGCTACGAATCGGACTGGAGCAAAGGAGGACTCGAAACCAATGAAATTTACCGGCTTTATTTTGAATATCTTGATAAAATGTTAGATAATAATTATTTTGATTTTATATGCCATATCGATCTTATGAAAAAATTCGGCAGGGATCTTCCTGATTGCTTTGAAAAAGAGCTTGATGAAATAATTAAAAAAATAGCAAAAAATAATATTGCTGTTGAGGTTAACACAAGCGGGTACGACCACACTGCGCAAAATGCTTACCCTTCTATTGATATTTTAAAAAAATGCTGCAAATATGGCGTTGGAATAACAATAGGTTCGGATGCGCATGAACCTGATAATATTGGCCGTCATTATGAAAAAGTTTTACCTTTGATTCGTTCAGCAGGATATAAACAAGTTTGTGTATTTACTGAAAGAAAACGTTCTTTTATTGAAATTTCAGCCAAATGA
- a CDS encoding lytic murein transglycosylase, whose translation MGIVSLYIKRFIFVLCLLFIITLSAQNEETATKDFNYNFKLLQDKLVSDGFDRKKLARIYNDGRVNFDTKGVSLFFVHKESNVNYNQYPKALSIAGAKLYMKIYESELFKAKEKYGVEEELITAIILVESKLGKSIGKRPVLNTLSTMASLFDVNIRKRFWEYISGSTILTFEKFENKAMRKSNWAYNELKSFLIYAEKEKINPLTINGSYAGAVGIPQFVPSNIIRYATDGNMDGSVDLTNHADAIASVANFLSKSGWRQGIEDKKARWVIRQYNPSSYYINTILNLTAKLKG comes from the coding sequence ATGGGCATTGTTTCCTTATATATTAAAAGGTTTATTTTTGTTTTGTGCTTGTTATTCATTATAACCTTATCCGCACAAAACGAAGAAACGGCAACCAAAGATTTCAACTACAATTTTAAGTTGCTTCAGGATAAACTTGTTTCAGATGGATTCGACAGGAAAAAGCTTGCACGGATTTACAATGATGGCCGTGTAAATTTTGATACAAAGGGAGTATCACTTTTTTTTGTTCACAAGGAATCCAATGTAAATTATAATCAGTACCCCAAAGCTCTATCAATAGCCGGAGCAAAACTGTATATGAAAATATATGAATCGGAGCTTTTTAAAGCTAAAGAAAAATATGGGGTTGAAGAGGAACTTATTACCGCAATAATTCTTGTAGAATCAAAGCTGGGAAAATCTATTGGAAAGCGGCCGGTATTAAATACACTTTCGACAATGGCCTCTCTTTTCGATGTAAATATAAGAAAAAGGTTTTGGGAATATATCTCCGGCTCAACAATTCTTACTTTTGAAAAATTTGAAAATAAAGCAATGAGAAAATCGAATTGGGCATACAATGAACTTAAGTCTTTTCTTATTTATGCGGAAAAAGAGAAAATCAATCCTCTTACAATAAATGGCTCTTATGCAGGAGCCGTTGGGATTCCGCAATTTGTTCCAAGCAACATTATCAGATACGCAACAGATGGAAATATGGATGGAAGTGTGGATCTTACCAATCACGCCGATGCAATAGCCAGTGTCGCAAACTTTCTTAGTAAGAGCGGATGGCGGCAGGGAATAGAAGATAAAAAAGCCCGATGGGTAATTCGTCAGTATAACCCTAGCAGCTATTATATAAATACAATACTTAATCTAACAGCAAAGCTGAAAGGATAA
- a CDS encoding PLD nuclease N-terminal domain-containing protein, producing MAKIIIGTGLVFLLLTWWAVIDISKKNFGSTATKAIWGVTALVPFLGPLIYFAIGYRKGKKIPLETPENSVSNETGN from the coding sequence ATGGCGAAAATAATTATTGGTACCGGGCTTGTTTTTCTTCTTCTGACCTGGTGGGCTGTAATAGATATTTCAAAAAAGAATTTTGGCAGTACCGCCACAAAGGCTATCTGGGGTGTCACAGCTCTCGTACCTTTTTTGGGGCCGCTTATATATTTTGCCATTGGATACAGAAAGGGGAAAAAAATTCCGTTAGAAACTCCGGAAAATTCCGTTTCAAATGAAACCGGTAACTGA
- a CDS encoding DUF4124 domain-containing protein — MKKTIILVFIIIFCTCPGFADEKIYKWTGDDGVLHFSDQPPEDEVEQYDTIKVAKDKSLPDTAINNESEETLRPGYNQMVENAKQEMSQYEQEERVLEIAKAKEEKEKTEAERLAKIEAKQKILRDKIDNIKKRPFDNKQWTPGFKNAQINLMQKQIDELEKLK, encoded by the coding sequence ATGAAAAAAACAATTATTTTGGTTTTTATTATAATTTTTTGTACGTGTCCCGGTTTTGCAGATGAAAAAATATATAAATGGACAGGTGACGACGGGGTCTTGCATTTCAGTGATCAACCCCCGGAGGATGAAGTGGAACAATACGATACGATTAAAGTTGCCAAAGATAAATCATTGCCTGATACAGCAATAAATAATGAATCTGAAGAAACCCTTCGTCCCGGATATAATCAAATGGTTGAAAACGCCAAACAGGAAATGTCGCAATATGAGCAGGAAGAAAGGGTGCTTGAAATAGCTAAGGCGAAAGAGGAAAAAGAAAAAACCGAAGCTGAAAGATTAGCAAAAATTGAGGCAAAACAAAAAATACTCAGGGATAAAATTGATAATATAAAAAAAAGGCCTTTCGATAATAAACAATGGACCCCGGGGTTTAAAAATGCACAGATAAATTTAATGCAAAAGCAAATTGATGAACTTGAAAAGTTAAAATAA
- a CDS encoding DUF481 domain-containing protein yields the protein MYIKKIIIMILFIMSVTCNVFADEIRLKNGDHITGTIIKLDAEKMALKTSYAGEISIVFKEIAGMRTDSPIDVILSDGTKAKGIVTTDSDGNINIKTELIEEPISIALIHIKQINPPPPPPAVKLKGRLNVGINITDGNTNTKTYNGDGELIARTKDNRFTLGGRYNRAEDDGETTVNNQTAYMKYDHFLSKKWYFLANVTGTKDKFKDLNLKTSLGVGMGYQFIETETTNLSVEAGPNYVNEDYIDAEDKDFMSARWAINFDHYIYKDYTQFFCNHVGLISLENAADVSIQSQTGFRFKIYNGFNATTQVNYDWDNNPSLGTEGSDTTYILSLGYQF from the coding sequence ATGTACATAAAAAAAATTATCATAATGATTTTATTTATTATGTCAGTAACATGCAATGTGTTTGCCGATGAAATCCGGCTGAAAAACGGTGACCATATAACCGGCACGATTATTAAATTAGATGCGGAAAAGATGGCATTAAAAACATCTTATGCTGGCGAAATCAGTATTGTTTTTAAAGAAATTGCAGGAATGCGAACAGATTCCCCGATAGATGTAATATTAAGTGATGGTACAAAAGCAAAAGGTATAGTAACTACTGATTCGGATGGAAATATTAATATAAAAACAGAGTTGATAGAAGAACCTATATCAATTGCCCTCATACACATTAAACAAATTAACCCGCCGCCGCCACCTCCTGCTGTAAAACTAAAAGGCAGGCTTAATGTTGGAATTAATATAACGGATGGAAATACCAACACTAAAACATACAATGGTGACGGTGAATTAATTGCAAGAACCAAAGACAATCGTTTCACACTTGGCGGCAGATATAACAGAGCCGAAGATGATGGCGAAACCACAGTAAATAACCAAACCGCTTATATGAAATATGACCACTTTCTTTCCAAAAAATGGTATTTTCTTGCAAATGTTACGGGCACAAAAGATAAATTTAAAGATTTGAATTTAAAAACTTCTCTTGGTGTAGGCATGGGCTATCAATTTATTGAGACAGAAACGACTAATTTGTCTGTTGAGGCCGGGCCGAACTATGTAAACGAAGACTATATCGATGCCGAAGATAAAGATTTTATGTCCGCCCGCTGGGCAATAAACTTTGATCATTATATTTACAAGGATTATACGCAGTTTTTCTGCAATCATGTTGGTTTAATAAGCCTGGAAAATGCAGCGGATGTAAGTATTCAAAGCCAGACCGGATTTCGTTTTAAAATATACAATGGATTTAATGCAACTACTCAGGTAAACTATGACTGGGATAATAATCCTTCACTTGGAACTGAAGGGTCCGATACCACTTATATTTTAAGTCTTGGGTATCAATTTTGA